AATaattcaattattatatatttctaattaaagtccacatataattttattttattttctttgggTCCAATATTTAAcataaatttaaatattttttttaatacaaatcattaattatttttatggtcaatttatatttttgttctttaaaataagaatttttcgtCAAACGGGCGGGGCTCTGACTTGTTGAAACAACTTAATGTTTTTTTCTTCCTATTGTCTATAAGATTTTATTATTCTCTACGTCTGCTAATATATGTTTTTTTAGATTTtctatatatattcaaaaagagATAAATTTAAtcaatataagtaaatatatacaTCTCTGATTGAATGTATCTTGAAAAGCTTAAAAAACATGTATTCGCATACGGATGTAGTATTTTTTTAGTATTAGACGATCTTATTGTATCTAATTAATATTGTTGTCAACCTTGGATAGAAAAAAGTAATAGCAATGACGAAGCCAATCATGGAGGAAGCCTTGACCAATCTCTACTCTAGCACTTCTCCTTCAAAATTGGCGATAGCAGATTTGGGTTGTTCATCAGGACCAAACACATTCTTGGTGACATCCGAGATAATCGAAGTGGTAGACAGGATATGTCGGAACCTAAACAAGGAATATCCAGAATATCATGTTTTCCTGAATGACCTTCCAGGAAATGATTTTAATGCCATTTTCAGGTCCCTACCAAGTTTCCTAGTAACTCTGAAAACTCGAATACAAACTGGAGCCGGAAAATGTTTTTTTACTGGAGTTCCTGGTTCATTCTACTCTAGGCTTTTTCCTACAAACAGCCTGAACTTTGTATATTCCTCATATAGTCTTATGTGGCTGTCACAGGTAATTAACATTTTCAAACTACTGTAATAAATACTCCATATTGATTTACGATTAGATATATcaatttttaaataaatgtaaaAAGTCAAAATGTCATTTATTTCAAAACGGAGATAGTAGTATATTTATTACTGTGATCGATGAACAACATTATCTATTTTAAGATGGAGTAGTAGTATATTAATTACTATTATCGGCAAATTTTTACAGGGCAAGTTAGGTTGTTTAAATTTGTGTTGTTTGCATTTTTCTGTAATGTCACAATTTATTTGATTTAGCCACATCATAAGCGTATTCtagtttttttttttggttttggaATAAAGCCTCAAATTAAATTCAAAATAGGAAACATTCGAAaggattttaattaaattaaaaacataaTGATATCTATTCGCTAATACTTATTTTGGTAAAATAATTATTTAACAGCTAGATTTTATTATCTCTAATACTATTCTTATTGGTAGAATTAAATATTTGACATTTTTTAGGTTTTTTTCACTATTTAGGTTCCTGAAGGAGTGGAGAACAATAAAGGAAATATCTACATGGCTTGTACAAGTCCACCAAATGTGCTGAAAGCTTACTATGAACAATTCCAGAGAGATTTTACGACATTCTTGGAGTGTCGGTCGAAGGAATTAGTCGTTGGGGGCCGTATGGTTCTAACATTACTGGGAAGAAGGAGCTCAAACCCAGCTGACAAAGAGTGTTGTTATATATGGGAGCTTATGGCTTTGGCACTTAATGAGATGGTCGATGAGGTAATATCAGTCGATTATATGTATAGGAGGAATTAGTCGTAGGTGTCCGAAAATTGTATATTGCATCTTAAATCAGAAAAATACTCGTGTCCATTATTTATGGACGAAGAGAGTAATTGACCAAACACATCATTATTTATAACAACTTAAGTATGACTACGTACTTGTGATAAATCAATTCAATTTGTTATTAACAGGGCATCATAGAGGAAGAAAAACTAGACTCGTTCAACATCGCTCAATACGCACCATATCCTGATGAAGTTAGATTTACAAAAGAAGGATCCTTCAAAATCGATCGCCTGAAAGTTTCAAAAGTTTATTGGAATCCTTACAATACAGACAAATTTGGTTTACTTATACTAAACCCATCGGAGGTGCGTAAGCTGGGTGACGGATACGGTGTAGCTAAGTACATGAGAGCGGTGGCTGAGCCATTGCTCGTTAGTCATTTCGGCGAACAAATCATCGACGAAGTGTTCATTAGGTATCAGAAAATTGTCGCAGATCGGATGGCGAAAGAGGAAACTGAGTTTGTCAATGTTACGGTTTCTATGACTAAAAGGGGATAATATGATGATTAAGCTAGCTTAATCGTtagctaagtttatatatatatatatatatatatataattgctaaGTAATTGTTTGTTTGGTTCTATTTTTATGTCCTAGCTTGACTATATAATATAGTGGAAAAACAGTATCAGGACCTGAAGATAGTGggttcataaatatatattaaaagttcAAACGAtaaaaaaaatttacataaaaaTCAACTGATAATATCTACATATTTGCCCACGATGTAATGCTATTTTTAAAATTGTTGAAAAATCAATTTATATTCTACACTATTGAAcctatcatttttaacataagtaaGAAAAGCAATCGTTCATCTACTCATCTCCTATTCGAATTTCCAATTAATTTTTCATAATAATCATTATAGACTATCAATGGCAATAAGAGAAACAAGAAAAAAATTAatattctttattatttttttaaggTGCCttctaattttaaaaataaaaagatgaagttttatttttttaattttagaacaaataaaaaatctcaagtattaagattttttattttgtttttgagGTTTGTAGGAAGAAAAAACGTTAGTTACGTTTAAATAAAAAGTTTTAAGAGTATTTATTATTAGATCCTTCAATTTTACTTCTCTTTATAATTATATCTTAACAGTTTAAGGTTATAAATATTTTTACGGGTGTAATATTTAGGATAATTTTAACtgattaaaaaatttaaaaatatttttaaaaaatttaaaaattttgtggTGTCATGTGACACCAAAGCCAAGTACGTGGCTCCGCGTCTGTGAAAAAATAAAGGCAATGTGCCTTATGATTGTGATAAAAACCAATGTATCTGCCGTTTTAGTTGtgattataattaatagtattgaAGGTTTGTTATATCAGGGGAGATCCACGTACGGCTAATTACTGCAAGAATTCCATGGTCATTAGCATTGATCAAAAACAATTACCCTTCCCATCTATTTCAAGCGGAAAATAAAAGTTGCAAATCTCAACAAAATAATTAGTTGACCAAAATAATACTATTTTTGTATTTGAATAGATGACACTTTGAAATTTTTTACGCATATCAATATCATCAACTCCAATACATAAATCTTCTTTATTTTACAATTATACAATTTCtctttatttattaaattattaattgtgTGTAGAGAGAGTGAATGGAgggataaaaagataaaaaatacattaatattataaaaatatcatctATTTGTATACGGAGGAAGTAACTTATATGcgcttattaattataaaatttattagactaacaaatttttatattaatataaacaAATTTGTATTATGTGATGCCCGACTTTGTAGAGGATGGATTCTAAAGCAACTCTTTCGCTAAGCCAGATTCCAAGTAAATGCATGGTATTTGTGAAAAACTGTTTAATGTAATTCGAAGATTTAGATTTCATGAACTACTTTGATTGCATCTTTCACAAGCTTCTTTCAGCAGTTGGTTGATCCGAGCAAATCGATTCCTTGTGTTATTTCAACAACTTCTTGGTATCAATTAACTTGTAAGAATCAGTGGCAtttaatttattaaattaat
This genomic stretch from Rutidosis leptorrhynchoides isolate AG116_Rl617_1_P2 unplaced genomic scaffold, CSIRO_AGI_Rlap_v1 contig607, whole genome shotgun sequence harbors:
- the LOC139884822 gene encoding S-adenosyl-L-methionine:benzoic acid/salicylic acid carboxyl methyltransferase 2-like, translating into MDVAQVLHMNGGKGENSCANNSLIQKKVIAMTKPIMEEALTNLYSSTSPSKLAIADLGCSSGPNTFLVTSEIIEVVDRICRNLNKEYPEYHVFLNDLPGNDFNAIFRSLPSFLVTLKTRIQTGAGKCFFTGVPGSFYSRLFPTNSLNFVYSSYSLMWLSQVPEGVENNKGNIYMACTSPPNVLKAYYEQFQRDFTTFLECRSKELVVGGRMVLTLLGRRSSNPADKECCYIWELMALALNEMVDEGIIEEEKLDSFNIAQYAPYPDEVRFTKEGSFKIDRLKVSKVYWNPYNTDKFGLLILNPSEVRKLGDGYGVAKYMRAVAEPLLVSHFGEQIIDEVFIRYQKIVADRMAKEETEFVNVTVSMTKRG